A section of the Salvelinus fontinalis isolate EN_2023a chromosome 33, ASM2944872v1, whole genome shotgun sequence genome encodes:
- the LOC129831566 gene encoding cell adhesion molecule DSCAM-like produces the protein MSEFEASPDVYFYRVPNLARNRKYSIWVVAVTAAGRGNSSETITVEPRAKAPARILTFNGTVTTPWMKDIILPCKAVGDPPPTIKWLKGK, from the exons ATGAGTGAGTTTGAGGCTTCTCCTGATGTGTATTTCTACAGAGTGCCAAACCTGGCCCGCAACAGGAAGTACAGCATCTGGGTGGTTGCCGTGACAGCTGCTGGGCGAGGCAACAGCAGTGAGACCATCACAGTGGAACCTCGGGCCAAAG CTCCTGCCAGGATCCTGACGTTCAACGGAACAGTGACTACACCCTGGATGAAGGACATCATTCTGCCTTGCAAGGCGGTCGGAGATCCACCCCCCACCATCAAGTGGCTGAAGGGAAAGTAA